In Podospora pseudopauciseta strain CBS 411.78 chromosome 2 map unlocalized CBS411.78m_2, whole genome shotgun sequence, the genomic stretch ttctccaccaaatccaacctccacccctcccaatTCTTCAACCCCCTCTTAATCTCCTTgatcctctccaacctcttcctcccctcctcctcctgcgccCGCCTAAAcgcctcctcatcaaactccagttcatcatcatcatcgtccaaAAACCCATCATCCTGATGTCCGTGTCCGTGATGATGCccatgatgttgatggccaccaccagtcAGAGCACTCAACCCGCTACTAATCAACtgcccaaacccaccccctgCCCGTGCCCCTGTCCCGGTCCcggtccccctccccccaagtCAACATTCTCATACATCTCCCCCTCAGGCCCAACCTgcatctccttcctcttctcatgccaaatccccctcctcaaatccgcattctccccctccagtTCCCTGATCCTCCTTTCTAATCGGGCTCTCTCCTCATCAATCAGctcatcaacaccctcatcatcccctcccccctcctgcGCGTCCTTTTTCCTCAGCTTCAAAttctccgcctccaccttctccaatTGCCCCTGAACCTCCCCTAATTCCTTCTCCAatttctccttctccctcttcaacccctgCATCCGTGAATCGTGCTCCTTATGCAACGTAGTAAGCGTaacaaccttcttctccaacccctccaccttcttcaccaacccctccttctcttccctcatctccttggcctccttctccaactggCTCGCCTTCGTCTCAGCCGACGACCTAGCCGAACCCTCCTTGACAACCTTCTCACTCACCCTCTCGAGCGCAACCTTCaaatcccccacctccctctgcgccaaccccgccgccctctccgccctacccagcttctcctccaacgcaGCCACCTGCTCGttctccccaccccccgcgctcaacctctccacctgcGCCCTCAACCGtcccatctccagctccatCGTCTGAATCGTCTCCCTCGCCCGCTCCAGCTCAGCAGCTGGTGGCGGGCTCGCAACAGAAAtactcccacccccacccccatgcCCCTTCCTCTGCGCCATGAGCTGCTGATTCTGCCTCTTCAAACCCTCGATTTCATTCTTGAgcttttccacctccccatcatcattcttccccccctcagcctccctcaaatcctcaagctcaccctccaccctccccaacttcctctccaactctttggcttccttctcccacctccccttttccttctccagTTCCTCAATTTTTGCTTGTTGCTTCCGGTAGATATCCATCGCCGTCtccccaccttccccccccaacccaggGCTGAGAGGCCCTAAccccccagcaccacccgcACCACTTCCCAGGGAAATCGACCCCTGTCGGAAACTCGTCGAGCGAGCCTTGGACGCCTGGGCAAGTGACGACGGTGGTGCGCTTAAGGTCGGGGAGCCAGCGCTGTCAAcagcttcctcttcttccgcgggaggaggaggaggaggaggagcaacaGCATCGGCGGTTGGCTCGGGGGTCCCAGTCGCGGGGGTATCAGTCGCGGTGTCTTTCTCGTCGCCAGTGTCCTTTGTTTTCTTGCCCGTCtttttggccttcttcttcattgCCTCGACCTATACCACAACAGGAAACAGTTAGAAcctgggggtggggagaTAGCAGCACTGTCGGGGGGACAAAccctcttcttggccgcgGCGA encodes the following:
- a CDS encoding uncharacterized protein (COG:S; EggNog:ENOG503P0RA), encoding MADEEKERAEKLAAAKKRVEAMKKKAKKTGKKTKDTGDEKDTATDTPATGTPEPTADAVAPPPPPPPAEEEEAVDSAGSPTLSAPPSSLAQASKARSTSFRQGSISLGSGAGGAGGLGPLSPGLGGEGGETAMDIYRKQQAKIEELEKEKGRWEKEAKELERKLGRVEGELEDLREAEGGKNDDGEVEKLKNEIEGLKRQNQQLMAQRKGHGGGGGSISVASPPPAAELERARETIQTMELEMGRLRAQVERLSAGGGENEQVAALEEKLGRAERAAGLAQREVGDLKVALERVSEKVVKEGSARSSAETKASQLEKEAKEMREEKEGLVKKVEGLEKKVVTLTTLHKEHDSRMQGLKREKEKLEKELGEVQGQLEKVEAENLKLRKKDAQEGGGDDEGVDELIDEERARLERRIRELEGENADLRRGIWHEKRKEMQVGPEGEMYENVDLGGGGPGPGQGHGQGVGLGS